A stretch of the Pan troglodytes isolate AG18354 chromosome 20, NHGRI_mPanTro3-v2.0_pri, whole genome shotgun sequence genome encodes the following:
- the RDH13 gene encoding retinol dehydrogenase 13 isoform X2, which translates to MEKCEAAAKDIRGETLNHHVNARHLDLASLKSIREFAAKIIEEEERVDILINNAGVMRCPHWTTEDGFEMQFGVNHLGHFLLTNLLLDKLKASAPSRIINLSSLAHVAGHIDFDDLNWQTRKYNTKAAYCQSKLAIVLFTKELSRRLQGSGVTVNALHPGVARTELGRHTGIHGSTFSSTTLGPIFWLLVKSPELAAQPSTYLAVAEELADVSGKYFDGLKQKAPAPEAEDEEVAQRLWAESARLVGLEAPSVREQPLPR; encoded by the exons ATGGAGAAGTGTGAGGCGGCAGCAAAGGACATCCGCGGGGAGACCCTCAATCACCATGTCAACGCCCGGCACCTGGACTTGGCTTCCCTCAAGTCTATCCGAGAGTTTGCAGCAAAGATCATTGAAG AGGAGGAGCGAGTGGACATTCTAATCAACAACGCGGGTGTGATGCGGTGCCCCCACTGGACCACCGAGGACGGCTTCGAGATGCAGTTTGGCGTTAACCACCTGG GTCACTTTCTCTTGACAAACTTGCTGCTGGACAAGCTGAAAGCCTCAGCCCCTTCGCGGATCATCAACCTCTCGTCCTTGGCCCATGTTGCTGGGCACATAGACTTTGATGACTTGAACTGGCAGACGAGGAAGTATAACACCAAAGCCGCCTACTGCCAGAGCAAGCTGGCCATCGTCCTCTTCACCAAGGAGCTGAGCCGGCGGCTGCAAG gcTCTGGTGTGACTGTCAACGCCCTGCACCCCGGCGTGGCCAGGACAGAGCTGGGCAGACACACGGGCATCCATGGCTCCACCTTCTCCAGCACCACACTCG GACCCATCTTCTGGCTGCTGGTCAAGAGCCCCGAGCTGGCCGCCCAGCCCAGCACATACCTGGCCGTGGCGGAGGAACTGGCGGATGTTTCCGGAAAGTACTTCGATGGACTCAAACAGAAGGCCCCGGCCCCCGAGGCTGAGGATGAGGAGGTGGCCCAGAGGCTTTGGGCTGAAAGTGCCCGCCTGGTGGGCTTAGAGGCTCCCTCTGTGAGGGAGCAGCCCCTCCCCAGATAA
- the RDH13 gene encoding retinol dehydrogenase 13 isoform X1, with product MLIGPVPRIPAPSARAPPLAAQFRTRAQPRLRLRSCVAASRALPPRYPGGWCAARSVPTPDACPRPGMSRYLLPLSALGTVAGAAVLLKDYVTGGACPSKATIPGKTVIVTGANTGIGKQTALELARRGGNIILACRDMEKCEAAAKDIRGETLNHHVNARHLDLASLKSIREFAAKIIEEEERVDILINNAGVMRCPHWTTEDGFEMQFGVNHLGHFLLTNLLLDKLKASAPSRIINLSSLAHVAGHIDFDDLNWQTRKYNTKAAYCQSKLAIVLFTKELSRRLQGSGVTVNALHPGVARTELGRHTGIHGSTFSSTTLGPIFWLLVKSPELAAQPSTYLAVAEELADVSGKYFDGLKQKAPAPEAEDEEVAQRLWAESARLVGLEAPSVREQPLPR from the exons ATGCTCATAGGTCCCGTCCCTAGGATCCCCGCCCCCTCCGCCCGCGCCCCGCCCCTCGCAGCCCAGTTCCGGACGCGGGCCCAGCCGCGCCTGCGCCTCCGCTCGTGTGTGGCTGCGTCGCGCGCTCTTCCTCCGAGGTACCCAGGCGGCTGGTGTGCAGCAAGGTCCGTGCCGACCCCTGACGCCTGTCCCCGGCCCGGCATGAGCCGCTACCTGCTGCCGCTGTCGGCGCTGGGCACGGTAGCAGGCGCCGCCGTGCTGCTCAA GGACTATGTCACCGGTGGGGCTTGCCCCAGCAAGGCCACCATCCCTGGGAAGACGGTCATCGTGACGGGCGCCAACACAGGCATCGGGAAGCAGACCGCCTTGGAACTGGCCAGGAGAG GAGGCAACATCATCCTGGCCTGCCGAGACATGGAGAAGTGTGAGGCGGCAGCAAAGGACATCCGCGGGGAGACCCTCAATCACCATGTCAACGCCCGGCACCTGGACTTGGCTTCCCTCAAGTCTATCCGAGAGTTTGCAGCAAAGATCATTGAAG AGGAGGAGCGAGTGGACATTCTAATCAACAACGCGGGTGTGATGCGGTGCCCCCACTGGACCACCGAGGACGGCTTCGAGATGCAGTTTGGCGTTAACCACCTGG GTCACTTTCTCTTGACAAACTTGCTGCTGGACAAGCTGAAAGCCTCAGCCCCTTCGCGGATCATCAACCTCTCGTCCTTGGCCCATGTTGCTGGGCACATAGACTTTGATGACTTGAACTGGCAGACGAGGAAGTATAACACCAAAGCCGCCTACTGCCAGAGCAAGCTGGCCATCGTCCTCTTCACCAAGGAGCTGAGCCGGCGGCTGCAAG gcTCTGGTGTGACTGTCAACGCCCTGCACCCCGGCGTGGCCAGGACAGAGCTGGGCAGACACACGGGCATCCATGGCTCCACCTTCTCCAGCACCACACTCG GACCCATCTTCTGGCTGCTGGTCAAGAGCCCCGAGCTGGCCGCCCAGCCCAGCACATACCTGGCCGTGGCGGAGGAACTGGCGGATGTTTCCGGAAAGTACTTCGATGGACTCAAACAGAAGGCCCCGGCCCCCGAGGCTGAGGATGAGGAGGTGGCCCAGAGGCTTTGGGCTGAAAGTGCCCGCCTGGTGGGCTTAGAGGCTCCCTCTGTGAGGGAGCAGCCCCTCCCCAGATAA